From Rutidosis leptorrhynchoides isolate AG116_Rl617_1_P2 chromosome 3, CSIRO_AGI_Rlap_v1, whole genome shotgun sequence, a single genomic window includes:
- the LOC139898612 gene encoding T-complex protein 1 subunit beta, which translates to MASFVGAMAIADLVKTTLGPKGMDKILQSTGRGHSVTVTNDGATILKSLHIDNPAAKVLIDISKVQDDEVGDGTTSVVVLAGELLREAEKLVATKIHPMTIISGYRMAADCARSALLERVKDNKEDAEKFRSDLMKIAMTTLSSKILSQDKEHFATLAVDAVMRLKGSTNLESIQIIKKAGGSLKDSFLDEGFILDKKIGLGQPKRIENANILVANTAMDTDKVKIYGARVRVDSMAKVAQIEGAEKEKMREKVQKIIGHGINCFVNRQLIYNFPEELFADAGILAIEHADFDGIERLALVTGGEIASTFDNPESVKLGHCKLIEEIMIGEDKLIHFSGVEMGQACTIVLRGASFHVLDEAERSLHDALCVLSQTVNDSRVLLGGGWPEMVMAKAVDELARKTPGKKSHAIDAFSRALLAIPTTIADNAGLDSAELIAQLRAEHHKENSNAGIDVITGSVGDMSELGISEAFKVKQGVLLSATEAAEMILRVDEIITCAPRRREDRM; encoded by the exons ATG GCATCGTTTGTTGGAGCCATGGCAATTGCCGACTTGGTAAAGACGACCTTAGGGCCAAAGGGAATG GACAAAATATTACAGTCAACAGGTAGAGGACATAGCGTCACAGTAACAAATGATGGTGCAACTATTTTAAAATCTCTTCATATTGATAACCCTGCTGCTAAGGTCCTCATTG ACATTTCAAAAGTACAAGATGATGAAGTGGGTGATGGGACTACTTCAGTGGTTGTTTTGGCTGGGGAACTTTTAAGGGAGGCTGAGAAGTTGGTAGCCACAAAAATTCATCCAATGACTATAATATCAG GTTACCGTATGGCTGCTGACTGTGCTCGAAGTGCATTGTTGGAAAGGGTCAAAGATAATAAAGAAGATGCAG AAAAGTTTAGGTCAGACTTAATGAAGATTGCAATGACCACATTGAGCTCTAAAATTCTTTCACAGGACAAGGAACATTTTGCCACATTGGCTGTTGATGCCGTAATGAGACTAAAA GGCAGCACAAATTTAGAGTCAATCCAGATCATCAAGAAGGCCGGAGGGTCACTAAAGGATTCGTTTTTGGATGAAGG GTTTATTCTAGACAAAAAGATTGGTCTTGGCCAACCAAAACGGATAGAAAATGCAAACATTTTGGTTGCAAATACAGCTATGGATACCGACAAAGTCAAAATCTATGGAGCACGGGTTCGTGTTGACTCAATGGCTAAAGTTGCTCAAATCGAAGGAGCCGAAAAAGAAAAAATGAGGGAGAAAGTGCAGAAGATAATTGGTCATGGTATTAACTGCTTTGTTAACCGACAGTTGATCTACAATTTTCCAGAAGAGCTGTTTGCAGATGCAGGAATTCTAGCAATAGAACATGCTGATTTTGATGGTATTGAGCGTTTGGCTTTAGTTACTGGTGGTGAAATTGCATCTACTTTCGATAATCCAGAGTCTGTTAAACTTGGGCACTGCAAACTTATTGAGGAAATTATGATTGGTGAGGACAAATTGATCCATTTTTcaggtgttgaaatgggtcaagcgTGTACCATCGTTTTAAGAGGCGCAAG TTTCCATGTTCTTGATGAAGCGGAAAGATCTTTGCATGATGCTTTATGTGTGCTGTCACAGACCGTAAACGATAGTAGGGTTCTTCTTGGTGGTGGATGGCCTGAAATGGTGATGGCAAAAGCCGTTGATGAGTTGGCCCGAAAAACACCCGGGAAAAAATCTCACGCTATTGATGCTTTCTCACGGGCTCTGCTTGCAATCCCGACAACCATTGCTGACAATGCTGGGTTGGATAGTGCTGAGTTAATTGCTCAACTTCGTGCTGAACACCATAAAGAAAACAGCAATGCAGGGATCGATGTGATTACTGGATCT GTTGGAGATATGTCAGAGCTTGGAATATCAGAGGCGTTTAAGGTGAAGCAGGGTGTATTGCTCTCTGCAACCGAGGCTGCTGAAATGATTCTAAGAGTCGATGAGATCATCACGTGCGCCCCTAGAAGGAGGGAAGACAgaatgtga
- the LOC139898613 gene encoding uncharacterized protein: MPSMLKSVCILPQNGMMLFSTCFRIMVTATFHSKVRLPSSIAYFQPNYELTNLVRCFDKKVKKRYVLPIRDFNHILIRIAKMKEYSVAISLILGYNLLGFKSFVDPNVYTFGIAINCLCHMGSIDSGFSLYGKMIKLGYKPDCVLINTLIRGCYANGNISHANMFCKEIENYGLQPSIVTYRTILNGICKGGNSQRALRLLRGLKENKRCEVGTIEYNIIIDGFCKEGNGPHARELFDEMITEGILPDVVTFNTLIRGLSRSGQRNEVERLLSDMLARGISFDVVTSSIVVHFFSKHGDVGEALDVIDWMLEQGEKPDTYTYTALIRGYCLLGKMDDARKIFDVMLAQGCVPSDISYTTLMQGYCLIGKMDHARKTFEDMIRQGYPPCVVSYSILIKGYCKIKRIDKARDVLMEMYEKRIVPSIMTHTSYINGLCHVGRYEEVYWHIDKMKHEGIDPNIHTYSVLIDSLFKKGKVDDARKWWGNVKGNGMDLDIVLYTSVIDGLCKAGKVNEGQQIFCELRDKGLKPNVHTYNVMITGFFTNGKLELAKLLLQDMKVEGCTMDGVFYNLVIREFVRYNEINAAMIYLEQMTDEGFSITASTSNIIARLLESKELDNEHKVVLKKHFRHTSKKRDRL; encoded by the coding sequence ATGCCAAGCATGTTGAAGTCTGTTTGCATCCTTCCTCAAAATGGCATGATGCTTTTTAGTACTTGTTTTCGTATTATGGTTACGGCTACTTTTCATTCTAAAGTTCGTTTACCCTCCTCAATTGCATATTTTCAACCTAACTATGAGTTAACAAATTTGGTGCGTTGTTTTGATAAGAAAGTTAAGAAGAGGTATGTTCTCCCTATTCGTGATTTTAATCATATATTGATTAGAATTGCTAAAATGAAGGAATACTCTGTTGCGATCTCTTTGATTTTAGGCTATAACTTGTTAGGCTTCAAATCTTTTGTGGATCCTAATGTATATACATTTGGTATTGCCATAAACTGCTTATGTCATATGGGTAGTATCGATTCAGGTTTTTCATTGTATGGGAAAATGATTAAGCTTGGTTATAAGCCTGATTGTGTGTTAATTAATACGCTGATACGGGGGTGTTATGCTAATGGAAACATTTCTCATGCAAATATGTTTTGTAAAGAAATTGAGAACTACGGGTTGCAACCAAGTATAGTAACGTATCGTACGATATTAAACGGGATTTGCAAAGGAGGCAACTCACAACGCGCTCTTCGTTTGCTTAGAGGTTTGAAGGAAAATAAAAGGTGTGAAGTAGGAACAATCGAGTATAATATCATTATTGATGGCTTTTGCAAAGAAGGAAATGGTCCCCACGCTCGGGAACTTTTTGATGAAATGATTACCGAAGGTATATTGCCGGATGTTGTAACGTTTAATACGTTGATCCGAGGGTTGTCCCGTTCAGGTCAACGGAATGAAGTGGAGAGATTGTTAAGTGACATGTTAGCTCGAGGCATCTCATTTGATGTAGTTACAAGTAGCATTGTAGTTCATTTTTTTAGTAAACACGGTGATGTTGGAGAAGCACTTGATGTTATTGATTGGATGTTGGAACAAGGTGAGAAACCCGATACTTATACGTATACCGCACTAATACGTGGATATTGTTTGCTTGGGAAAATGGACGATGCTAGAAAAATATTTGACGTGATGCTTGCGCAAGGGTGTGTGCCTAGTGATATTAGTTACACTACACTAATGCAGGGTTATTGTTTGATTGGGAAAATGGATCATGCGAGAAAGACTTTTGAGGATATGATTAGACAAGGTTATCCACCTTGTGTTGTTAGTTATAGTATCTTAATTAAAGGGTATTGCAAGATCAAAAGGATAGATAAAGCCCGAGATGTCCTTATGGAAATGTATGAAAAGAGAATTGTTCCTAGTATCATGACGCACACGAGTTATATCAATGGTTTATGTCACGTTGGAAGATATGAAGAGGTGTATTGGCACATTGATAAAATGAAGCATGAAGGTATAGATCCAAATATTCACACTTACTCCGTTTTGATAGATTCGTTGTTCAAAAAGGGAAAAGTGGATGATGCCCGAAAATGGTGGGGAAACGTGAAAGGGAATGGTATGGATCTTGATATTGTTCTTTACACTAGTGTTATTGATGGTTTGTGCAAAGCTGGGAAAGTCAATGAAGGTCAACAAATTTTTTGTGAACTTCGTGATAAAGGCTTAAAACCTAATGTTCATACTTATAATGTCATGATAACTGGATTTTTTACAAATGGTAAACTTGAACTTGCTAAGCTTTTGCTTCAGGACATGAAGGTTGAAGGTTGCACAATGGATGGTGTCTTTTATAATTTAGTCATTCGAGAATTTGTTCGATATAATGAGATAAACGCGGCAATGATTTATCTTGAACAAATGACTGACGAAGGTTTCTCAATAACCGCGAGCACATCAAACATCATAGCGCGCTTGTTAGAGTCTAAGGAACTAGACAATGAACACAAGGTTGTTCTTAAGAAGCACTTTCGGCATACGTCAAAGAAACGGGATAGATTATGA